Proteins encoded within one genomic window of Flavobacterium gilvum:
- a CDS encoding amidophosphoribosyltransferase — protein sequence MSDALKHECGIALVRLLKPLEYYKEKYGTAFYGIQKMYLMMEKQHNRGQDGAGFASIKMDVEPGERYISRVRSNHSQPIQDVFKQINERINEVMVDHPEYADDVAQLKSNIPYVGELFLGHVRYGTFGKNSIESVHPFLRQSNWMHRNLILAGNFNMTNVKELFQNLVELGQHPKEMADTVTVMEKIGHFLDKEVMQLYQDCKAEGYSKREASPVIAERLDIAKILARSAKNLDGGYAMAGLLGHGDAFVFRDPAGIRPAYFYQDDEMVVVASERPVIQTVFNVPFESVQEIDPGNALIIKKNGKVTMNQILEPTVKKACSFERIYFSRGSDAEIYQERKNLGKLILPSVLKSIDSDTDNTVFSYIPNTAETSFYGLVEAAQDFLNQRKKNYILENKDTLDEESLEKLLSVKIRTEKVAIKDAKLRTFITEDSSRDDLVAHVYDVTYGVIKPTDNLVIIDDSIVRGTTLKMSIIKMMDRLNPKRIVIVSSAPQIRFPDCYGIDMAKLEGLVAFRAALELLRERNLYHIVDEVYTKCKAQENFIDSEVVNYVTAIYEPFTDQEISDKIAEMLSSSEIKAEVKIIFQSVEDLHIACPKNLGDWYFTGNYPTHGGNRVVNRAFMNFYEGKDARAY from the coding sequence ATGAGCGACGCTTTAAAACACGAATGTGGAATAGCTTTAGTTAGACTTTTAAAACCCCTTGAATACTATAAAGAAAAGTACGGAACAGCTTTTTACGGTATTCAAAAAATGTACCTGATGATGGAGAAACAGCACAATCGAGGTCAGGATGGTGCGGGTTTTGCAAGTATAAAGATGGATGTGGAACCCGGTGAGAGATACATCAGTAGAGTACGTTCCAATCATTCGCAGCCCATTCAGGATGTTTTTAAACAGATAAATGAAAGAATAAACGAAGTGATGGTTGACCATCCGGAGTATGCTGATGATGTTGCCCAATTGAAATCCAATATTCCGTATGTTGGAGAATTATTTTTAGGTCACGTTCGTTATGGGACTTTTGGGAAAAATAGTATCGAAAGCGTACATCCTTTTTTGCGTCAAAGTAACTGGATGCACCGTAACCTTATTTTGGCAGGGAATTTTAATATGACGAATGTTAAAGAACTTTTTCAAAATTTGGTTGAGTTAGGACAACACCCAAAAGAGATGGCTGATACCGTTACCGTAATGGAAAAAATTGGTCACTTCCTTGATAAAGAAGTAATGCAATTATATCAGGATTGTAAAGCTGAGGGGTATTCCAAAAGAGAAGCTTCGCCGGTAATTGCAGAGCGTTTGGATATTGCAAAAATATTGGCGCGTTCTGCCAAAAATCTCGATGGAGGATATGCTATGGCTGGTCTTTTAGGACATGGAGATGCTTTTGTTTTTAGAGATCCAGCCGGAATTCGTCCTGCCTATTTCTATCAGGATGACGAAATGGTAGTTGTGGCTTCGGAGCGACCAGTTATTCAAACGGTATTTAATGTGCCTTTTGAAAGCGTTCAGGAAATTGATCCAGGAAATGCCTTGATTATCAAGAAAAACGGAAAAGTTACCATGAACCAAATTTTGGAACCAACTGTAAAAAAAGCATGTTCTTTTGAACGTATTTATTTTTCACGAGGTAGTGATGCCGAAATTTATCAGGAAAGAAAGAATTTAGGAAAACTTATTTTGCCATCAGTATTGAAATCTATCGATAGTGATACAGACAATACTGTTTTTTCATACATTCCAAATACGGCAGAGACTTCTTTTTACGGATTGGTAGAGGCGGCTCAGGATTTCTTAAACCAAAGAAAGAAAAATTATATCCTTGAAAATAAAGATACTTTAGACGAAGAATCTTTGGAGAAATTACTTTCTGTAAAAATCAGAACCGAAAAAGTAGCCATTAAAGATGCTAAGCTTAGAACATTTATTACCGAAGATAGCAGTAGAGATGACTTGGTGGCACACGTTTATGATGTGACTTATGGTGTAATAAAACCTACAGATAATCTTGTAATTATTGATGATAGTATTGTAAGGGGAACAACTCTTAAAATGAGTATTATCAAAATGATGGATCGTTTGAATCCAAAAAGAATAGTAATTGTTTCCTCTGCGCCACAGATACGTTTTCCTGATTGTTACGGAATTGACATGGCAAAACTCGAAGGACTTGTTGCCTTTAGAGCGGCATTGGAATTGTTGAGAGAAAGAAACTTATATCATATTGTTGATGAAGTTTATACCAAATGTAAAGCCCAGGAAAATTTCATCGATAGCGAAGTGGTAAATTATGTTACTGCTATTTATGAGCCTTTTACAGATCAGGAGATTTCGGATAAAATTGCCGAAATGTTAAGTTCATCTGAAATTAAAGCAGAAGTAAAAATTATTTTCCAGTCTGTTGAAGATTTACATATCGCTTGTCCTAAAAATTTAGGAGATTGGTATTTCACAGGAAATTACCCAACTCATGGAGGAAATAGAGTGGTTAACAGAGCATTTATGAACTTCTATGAAGGAAAAGATGCAAGAGCATATTAA